The following proteins are co-located in the Pedobacter frigiditerrae genome:
- a CDS encoding PQQ-dependent sugar dehydrogenase codes for MMNKFFKLSPIWGFIILAVALAFAFFFFSSNTLKRARTTKKQNSTATINLKVATIKLKVATIATNLQAPTAIAFPSNGEVWITEQGGKIKVIKNGKVSDVPILDLKSKLKKFFEGYDERGLLGITLHPQFKTNKKFYVFYSVNSTQKSDHTSVIAEYQYTDGLAPLDPNSGRVIFTIENPQSNHNGGCLQFGPDGYLYISVGDGGGQGDKHGTIGNGQDMDTWHGKILRVDVNTESTYLVPKDNPFIGKEGYKPEIWAYGFRNPWRFSFDKTTGQLFVGDVGQDKWEEVDIVKKGANYGWRIAEGTHCYNPATACDLKGITMPISEYPHTEGLSVTGGYVYNGKQLPGLKNKYVFADWTGPVFYLQKVGTKWSKGKITLQNFPKTARITSFGEDQDGELYVLTNPETGPENKEGIVYKIVKN; via the coding sequence ATGATGAATAAATTTTTTAAACTGTCGCCCATATGGGGATTTATAATACTTGCAGTGGCATTAGCCTTTGCCTTTTTTTTCTTTTCATCTAACACGCTAAAAAGAGCAAGAACAACTAAAAAACAAAATAGCACTGCAACAATCAATCTAAAAGTTGCAACAATCAAACTAAAAGTTGCAACAATAGCTACAAATTTGCAAGCACCAACTGCTATTGCTTTTCCTAGTAATGGAGAGGTTTGGATTACCGAACAAGGTGGTAAAATCAAGGTGATAAAAAATGGTAAAGTTAGCGATGTACCTATTCTCGATTTAAAAAGTAAACTTAAAAAGTTTTTTGAAGGATATGATGAACGTGGTTTATTAGGAATTACATTACATCCACAGTTTAAAACTAATAAAAAATTCTATGTGTTTTACAGCGTTAATTCTACCCAAAAATCAGATCATACAAGTGTAATTGCCGAATATCAATATACAGATGGTCTAGCTCCTCTAGATCCAAATAGTGGGAGGGTTATATTCACGATTGAAAATCCTCAATCAAATCATAATGGGGGTTGCTTACAATTTGGCCCAGATGGTTATTTATATATTTCTGTTGGTGATGGCGGTGGACAAGGAGATAAACATGGAACAATAGGTAACGGACAAGACATGGATACTTGGCATGGCAAAATTTTGCGAGTTGATGTGAACACTGAGTCTACCTATTTAGTGCCTAAAGACAATCCTTTTATAGGTAAAGAAGGATATAAACCTGAAATTTGGGCTTATGGTTTCCGTAATCCGTGGCGATTCTCTTTTGATAAAACCACTGGGCAATTATTTGTTGGTGATGTTGGTCAGGATAAATGGGAAGAAGTAGATATTGTTAAAAAAGGAGCCAATTATGGCTGGCGCATAGCTGAAGGAACACATTGTTATAATCCAGCTACTGCCTGTGACCTTAAAGGGATTACCATGCCTATTTCAGAATACCCCCATACCGAAGGCCTTTCTGTTACAGGAGGATATGTATATAATGGAAAACAATTACCAGGCTTAAAAAACAAATACGTATTTGCCGATTGGACAGGTCCTGTATTTTATCTGCAAAAAGTGGGAACGAAATGGAGTAAAGGAAAAATAACATTACAAAACTTTCCCAAAACAGCCAGAATTACAAGTTTTGGCGAAGATCAAGATGGTGAACTTTATGTGTTAACCAATCCCGAAACTGGTCCTGAAAATAAAGAGGGAATTGTCTATAAAATTGTAAAAAATTAA